One window of the Verrucomicrobiota bacterium genome contains the following:
- a CDS encoding lipase maturation factor family protein: MILDSGMKPSPPRDSDPRVAQPPDKPLLIFDGDCAFCCRWLWGQHVQEPSHIFVRWLFLRLMGVTYLIAFLSLNAQLAGLIGSNGIMPAQSVMRAVEENTAGLGIDRFRVAPTLCWLSAEDSFLRGLCVAGLALSALVMLNIAPAPCLFLLWLNYLSLAQISTVFLGYQWDNLLLEAGFLAIFLAPWRLWPGFARETPPSRLVLWLLRWLLFRLMFSSGAVKLLSGDAAWQNFTALTFHYETQPLPTPLAWHAHQLPVWFHEVACLGMFFVELVLPFLIFLPRRPRFLAFWGFLLLMAAIALTGNYTFFNLLTVALCVTLLDDFALARFVPRRWAERTAVIPEQSNPVHPEATSAPNAPHAPDSTTDYTDNMDKRASPSAKSVAAPLRWTRAAVLSLLTAVVLGVTTVEMLGLLRVRWAAGNPLVKLYRWVAPFRSINSYGLFAVMTTSRPEIVVEGSHDGQNWLAYEFRHKLGDLRRRPTFVAPHQPRLDWQMWFAALGDVRGNPWFVNFCVRLLQGQPEVLALIDRNPFPDRPPKFIRARTYAYHFTTPKQRGQDGAWWRREYQGEYCPALSLQPNTAP; encoded by the coding sequence ATGATCCTGGATTCGGGTATGAAGCCATCTCCGCCGCGCGACTCCGATCCGCGAGTCGCGCAGCCTCCGGACAAACCACTCCTCATTTTCGACGGCGACTGCGCGTTTTGCTGCCGCTGGCTGTGGGGCCAGCACGTCCAGGAGCCATCCCACATTTTCGTCCGCTGGCTCTTTCTGAGGTTGATGGGCGTGACTTACCTGATCGCCTTCCTCTCGCTGAACGCGCAGCTCGCCGGCCTGATCGGCAGCAACGGAATCATGCCCGCGCAATCGGTCATGCGTGCGGTTGAGGAAAACACCGCTGGCCTGGGGATCGATCGGTTTCGGGTCGCGCCAACGCTGTGCTGGTTGAGCGCCGAGGACAGCTTCCTGCGCGGACTGTGCGTCGCCGGCCTGGCGCTCTCGGCTCTGGTCATGCTGAACATTGCCCCGGCACCGTGCCTGTTCCTGCTCTGGCTCAATTATCTGTCGCTCGCCCAGATCAGCACGGTGTTCCTCGGCTATCAGTGGGACAACCTTCTCCTGGAGGCGGGTTTTCTGGCGATCTTCCTCGCGCCTTGGCGGCTCTGGCCAGGTTTCGCCCGCGAAACGCCGCCCTCGCGCCTCGTGCTCTGGCTGCTGCGCTGGCTGCTCTTCCGGTTGATGTTCTCTTCGGGCGCCGTGAAGCTCTTGAGCGGAGACGCCGCCTGGCAAAACTTCACCGCCCTGACCTTCCACTATGAAACGCAACCTTTGCCGACGCCGCTGGCCTGGCACGCGCACCAGTTGCCGGTCTGGTTTCATGAAGTGGCCTGTCTTGGAATGTTCTTTGTCGAGCTGGTTTTGCCCTTCCTCATCTTCCTCCCGCGCCGTCCGCGCTTCCTTGCGTTCTGGGGTTTCTTGCTGCTGATGGCGGCCATTGCGCTCACTGGCAATTACACCTTCTTCAACCTCCTCACCGTTGCCCTGTGTGTGACTCTGCTGGATGACTTCGCGCTGGCAAGGTTTGTTCCGCGCAGATGGGCTGAGCGAACTGCCGTTATTCCGGAACAGTCGAACCCCGTCCACCCTGAGGCGACCTCCGCTCCGAACGCCCCCCACGCACCTGACTCGACCACGGATTACACAGATAACATGGATAAAAGAGCTTCGCCATCCGCGAAATCCGTGGCCGCCCCACTCCGCTGGACGCGCGCCGCCGTGTTGTCACTGCTCACCGCCGTGGTGCTGGGCGTGACGACGGTCGAAATGCTCGGCCTGTTGCGCGTCCGCTGGGCCGCCGGGAATCCGCTCGTGAAACTCTATCGATGGGTCGCGCCTTTCCGCTCCATCAACAGCTACGGCTTGTTCGCGGTCATGACCACGTCGCGCCCTGAAATCGTCGTGGAAGGCAGCCACGACGGACAGAACTGGCTGGCTTACGAGTTCCGCCACAAGCTCGGCGACCTGCGCCGGCGGCCAACGTTTGTTGCGCCGCATCAACCGCGGCTCGATTGGCAAATGTGGTTCGCCGCGCTAGGCGACGTGCGGGGCAATCCCTGGTTTGTGAACTTTTGCGTCCGCTTGCTGCAAGGCCAACCCGAAGTCCTCGCTCTCATCGATCGAAATCCATTCCCGGATCGGCCGCCGAAGTTCATCCGCGCCCGGACCTACGCCTATCACTTCACCACGCCCAAACAGCGTGGCCAAGACGGAGCCTGGTGGCGGCGCGAATACCAAGGCGAATACTGTCCCGCCCTCTCGCTCCAGCCAAACACCGCTCCCTGA
- a CDS encoding class I SAM-dependent methyltransferase: MNRPAFYREDLAYIHHVGFGELATRAAPELLRILKRAGIRRGTLVDLGCGSGLWAKAAERAGFDVIGVDCSPDMIRLAKRVAPRARYRCASLHEFELPPCDAITILGEGLNYLDGEQIPKVEKLFKRAAQTLRPDGFFIFDVMIREGPAMNYRGWRAGKDWAALFEAAENRRKHVLTRRITAFRKIGSAYRRSEETHVVRLFDHEEVTRALRASGFSVRVSRRYGRTPLAPRRMAFFALNGSASHG; the protein is encoded by the coding sequence ATGAACCGGCCTGCCTTTTATCGAGAAGACCTCGCTTACATTCATCATGTCGGCTTTGGGGAACTGGCAACCCGGGCCGCGCCAGAACTGCTGCGGATTCTCAAACGCGCAGGCATTCGCCGGGGGACCCTCGTTGATCTCGGTTGCGGCAGCGGCTTGTGGGCGAAGGCAGCCGAACGGGCTGGATTCGACGTCATTGGCGTGGACTGTTCGCCAGACATGATTCGCCTGGCGAAACGCGTGGCTCCTCGCGCTCGTTATCGTTGCGCCTCGCTTCACGAGTTCGAGCTGCCGCCTTGCGATGCGATCACGATCCTGGGCGAAGGCTTGAATTACCTCGACGGAGAGCAGATCCCGAAAGTCGAGAAGCTCTTCAAGCGCGCGGCTCAAACGCTGCGTCCCGACGGATTCTTCATTTTCGATGTGATGATCCGGGAAGGCCCGGCGATGAACTATCGCGGCTGGCGCGCGGGGAAAGATTGGGCGGCGCTGTTCGAAGCGGCTGAGAACCGCCGGAAACACGTGTTAACGCGGCGAATCACGGCCTTCCGCAAGATCGGCTCGGCGTATCGGCGGTCGGAAGAGACCCACGTCGTGCGGTTGTTTGACCACGAGGAAGTCACGCGGGCATTGCGCGCTTCAGGGTTCTCCGTGCGCGTTTCCCGGCGCTACGGACGCACGCCGCTGGCGCCGCGGCGAATGGCCTTTTTCGCACTCAATGGTTCTGCAAGCCACGGATGA
- a CDS encoding DUF1549 domain-containing protein encodes MPQEHDPTRLWPVDFLVPDLRDFGPRNFGGGFFEPALRISLALATSERLRSGQNRALPAQTASLCMKRIAGLASLVLAFELLILQSLHAREPRSFNFENDITPFLNRFGCNSSSCHGKAEGQNGFKLSVFGYDPAADHKALTMESRGRRVFPAAPEESLLLQKISGAMPHGGGTRIRAGTPEYLIVRDWIAAGTPFGHASDPRVKEIELTPTERVLPMQARQPLRVTAIYSDGRRVDVTHLAQFQSNNEVVARVDDEGWVSAADIPGQAAIMARYLSAVAVCQILVPRQESPAPFPQLPEFNFIDRFVDIKLRKLNIHPSELADDAEFLRRVYLDVIGTLPTPAEARRFLVDRRLDRRARLVDELLARPEYADYWALRWADVLRVDRQVLGHKDAYAYYSWIRKRLASNTRFDLMVRELITAEGPIEETPQANFYRLFAKPGEMASTLSQVFLGVRIACAECHHHPFDRWSQSDYYGMQAFFQPVNRKKGPAGEMLLASGKAEARNPRTGEMVRPHPLGAARPHPETDTELRRTLAAWFTAPDNPWFAKNLANRMVAHFLGRGLVEPVDDVRATNPPSNPELLDALARQVVEVDFDLKQMIRTITRSRTYQLSSQPNDTNAQDEQNYSRTLLKRLPAEVLLDAVCQTTGIGEKFAGVPAGYRAIQVWDSDVSHYFLKLFGRPVRKTACECERNAEASIAQVLHLLNSPQIHFKLTHEEGAIARLTSSCSDNVNLADELYLTFYSRFPATEERQCAEKYLAERGRDRRHAAEDLAWSLLNSLEFVFNH; translated from the coding sequence ATGCCGCAAGAGCACGACCCGACGCGGCTGTGGCCAGTTGATTTCCTGGTGCCAGACCTCCGCGACTTCGGTCCCCGGAACTTCGGTGGGGGTTTTTTCGAACCCGCCCTCAGAATTTCCCTTGCGCTAGCGACCAGCGAAAGGCTAAGGTCTGGGCAGAATCGGGCGCTTCCTGCGCAGACTGCGTCGCTTTGCATGAAACGAATCGCTGGCCTTGCCTCGCTGGTGCTTGCCTTCGAACTGCTGATCCTCCAAAGCCTCCACGCGCGCGAACCGCGATCGTTCAACTTCGAGAACGATATCACTCCCTTCCTAAACCGGTTCGGCTGCAATTCCTCGTCGTGCCACGGCAAAGCCGAAGGACAGAACGGATTCAAGCTCTCTGTTTTTGGCTATGATCCAGCGGCTGATCACAAAGCCCTCACGATGGAGAGCCGGGGTCGCCGCGTCTTCCCGGCCGCTCCTGAGGAAAGTTTACTCCTGCAGAAGATTTCCGGCGCGATGCCGCATGGCGGCGGCACGCGTATTCGGGCTGGCACACCGGAATACCTGATCGTCCGCGACTGGATCGCGGCCGGCACGCCGTTTGGACACGCCTCCGATCCCAGAGTCAAAGAGATTGAACTCACGCCGACGGAGCGCGTGTTACCCATGCAGGCGCGGCAACCGCTGCGGGTGACGGCGATCTATTCGGATGGACGACGCGTGGACGTGACCCACCTCGCGCAGTTCCAATCTAACAACGAAGTCGTCGCGCGCGTCGATGACGAGGGTTGGGTCTCTGCGGCCGACATTCCCGGCCAGGCGGCGATCATGGCTCGTTACCTGAGCGCGGTCGCGGTCTGCCAGATTCTTGTGCCGCGCCAAGAAAGCCCGGCGCCGTTTCCACAACTTCCGGAATTCAACTTCATCGACCGTTTCGTCGATATCAAGCTGAGGAAATTGAATATCCACCCGTCCGAGTTGGCGGATGACGCCGAATTCCTCCGGCGGGTTTACCTGGACGTCATTGGCACGCTCCCGACTCCGGCCGAAGCCCGGCGTTTCCTCGTGGATCGGCGGCTGGACCGGCGCGCACGGCTTGTGGATGAGTTGCTTGCTCGGCCTGAGTACGCGGATTACTGGGCGCTGCGATGGGCGGACGTATTGCGCGTCGATCGCCAGGTGCTCGGACACAAGGATGCTTACGCTTACTACTCCTGGATCCGAAAACGACTCGCGTCGAACACGCGATTCGACCTGATGGTCCGTGAGTTGATCACGGCGGAGGGACCCATCGAAGAAACGCCTCAAGCGAATTTCTACAGGCTGTTCGCCAAGCCCGGCGAAATGGCCAGCACGCTGTCGCAGGTCTTTCTCGGCGTCCGCATCGCCTGCGCGGAATGCCATCATCACCCGTTCGACCGCTGGAGCCAGAGCGATTATTACGGCATGCAAGCGTTCTTCCAACCGGTGAATCGAAAGAAAGGGCCTGCTGGAGAGATGCTGCTGGCGAGCGGCAAAGCGGAAGCCCGAAATCCGCGCACGGGCGAAATGGTTCGCCCCCATCCGCTCGGCGCAGCCAGGCCCCACCCGGAGACGGACACGGAGTTGCGCCGCACCCTTGCGGCGTGGTTCACGGCGCCGGATAATCCGTGGTTTGCGAAGAATCTGGCCAATCGAATGGTGGCGCACTTTCTGGGACGCGGGTTGGTCGAGCCGGTCGATGACGTGCGCGCCACCAATCCTCCGAGTAATCCGGAATTACTCGACGCGCTTGCTCGCCAGGTGGTCGAAGTGGATTTCGATCTCAAACAAATGATCCGAACGATTACGAGGTCCCGGACGTATCAACTCTCCTCGCAACCGAACGACACGAACGCGCAGGATGAGCAGAATTATTCGCGGACTTTGCTCAAGCGCTTGCCGGCGGAAGTGCTGCTCGATGCGGTGTGCCAGACCACCGGCATCGGGGAGAAGTTCGCTGGCGTGCCGGCGGGCTATCGCGCGATCCAGGTGTGGGACAGCGACGTGTCGCATTATTTTCTGAAGTTGTTTGGCCGGCCTGTGCGCAAGACCGCGTGCGAGTGCGAGCGCAATGCCGAGGCCAGCATTGCCCAAGTGCTGCACTTGCTCAATTCACCACAGATTCACTTCAAATTGACGCACGAGGAGGGCGCCATTGCGCGCCTCACCAGTTCATGCTCGGACAACGTGAATCTGGCGGACGAATTGTATCTGACCTTCTACAGCAGATTCCCGGCGACGGAAGAGAGGCAGTGCGCTGAGAAGTACCTGGCTGAACGCGGCCGTGATCGGCGGCACGCGGCCGAAGACCTGGCCTGGAGCCTCCTCAACTCGCTTGAATTTGTTTTCAATCATTGA